In Balaenoptera ricei isolate mBalRic1 chromosome 7, mBalRic1.hap2, whole genome shotgun sequence, a single window of DNA contains:
- the LOC132368652 gene encoding 10 kDa heat shock protein, mitochondrial-like — protein MAGQAFRKFLPLFDRVLVERSAPEVVTKGGIMLPEKSQGKVLQAMVVAVGSGSKGKGGEIQPVSVKVGDKVLLPEYGGTKVVLDDKDYFLFRDGDILGNYVD, from the coding sequence ATGGCAGGACAGGCATTTAGAAAGTTTCTTCCCCTCTTTGACCGAGTATTAGTTGAAAGAAGTGCACCCGAAGTTGTAACCAAAGGAGGCATTATGCTTCCAGAAAAATCGCAAGGAAAAGTATTGCAAGCAATGGTAGTAGCTGTTGGATCAGGCTCTAAAGGAAAGGGTGGAGAGATTCAACCAGTTAGTGTGAAAGTTGGAGATAAAGTTCTTCTCCCAGAATATGGAGGCACCAAAGTAGTTCTAGATGACAAGGATTATTTCTTATTTAGAGATGGTGACATTCTTGGAAACTATGTCGACTAA